A genomic stretch from Neodiprion fabricii isolate iyNeoFabr1 chromosome 3, iyNeoFabr1.1, whole genome shotgun sequence includes:
- the LOC124178983 gene encoding L-2-hydroxyglutarate dehydrogenase, mitochondrial, producing the protein MSASFLIRLSARKPARQLAKLYSTSGTSLDHPDTFDLVIVGGGIVGCATGREMLTRHPGMKIAIVEKEKDLAMHQTGHNSGVVHAGIYYAPGSLKAKLCVEGAKLSYDYFDKHDVPYKKVGKLIVAKDEKEAVRIDELFDRGTKNNVPDLEVVGKDRIKDFQTNIQGEKALWSPWTGIVDWGAVCKVFGDEFKKMGGEIFLNSEVTGFTEMIESKGTLGKLMPMVVHTKNNKHIPTRFALTCAGLHSDRVAKLTGCDVNPRIVPFRGEYFRMSDTTKSLVTTNVYPVPDARFPFLGVHFTPRMSGDVWIGPNAVLALSREGYSWTQVNLRDCIEMATFPGLYKLCFKYALPGAMEMIKSVFPSLIVKDLQKTLPGITGKDILSDKAGVRAQALNNKGELVDDFVFDGGEGSIGSRVIHCRNAPSPAATSSMAIAKYISNKLENDFKL; encoded by the exons ATGTCTGCAAGCTTCCTGATACGTTTGTCGGCTCGAAAACCTGCCCGGCAATTGGCTAAATTATACTCAACTAGCGGAACCAG CCTGGACCATCCTGACACGTTCGATTTGGTGATCGTGGGCGGAGGCATAGTGGGATGCGCAACTGGAAGAGAAATGCTGACAAGACATCCAGGAATGAAAATAGCGATTGTCGAGAAAGAGAAGGACCTGGCGATGCACCAAACCGGACATAACAGTGGAGTGGTGCATGCCGGTATATATTACGCCCCGGGAAGTTTGAAG GCCAAGCTCTGCGTCGAGGGTGCAAAACTTTCGTACGATTACTTTGACAAACATGACGTTCCGTACAAGAAGGTGGGAAAGCTCATTGTCGCCAAGGATGAAAAAGAGGCGGTCAGAATAGACGAACTCTTTGATCGCGGGACGAAAAACAACGTTCCGGATCTCGAAGTCGTTGGAAAAGATCGTATAAAAGATTTCCAAACGAACATTCAG GGCGAGAAAGCGCTCTGGTCACCCTGGACCGGTATCGTAGACTGGGGAGCGGTCTGCAAGGTCTTCGGAGATGAGTTCAAAAAAATGGGGGGTGAAATATTCCTTAATTCCGAGGTGACAGGGTTCACCGAAATGATAGAGTCCAAAGGCACACTTGGTAAACTGATGCCAATGGTTGTTCATACCAAGAATAACAAG cACATTCCGACGAGGTTTGCTTTGACTTGTGCCGGATTGCATTCAGATCGCGTTGCGAAGTTGACAGGATGCGACGTGAATCCAAGGATCGTTCCGTTCCGAGGGGAGTACTTCAGGATGTCGGACACGACGAAGTCCCTCGTTACAACGAACGTTTATCCAGTCCCAGACGCCAGGTTCCCATTTTTGGGCGTCCACTTTACGCCCAGAATGTCCGGGGACGTGTGGATAGGACCAAACGCCGTCTTAGCGTTGTCCAGAGAAGGCTACAG TTGGACACAAGTAAACTTGAGAGACTGCATAGAGATGGCAACATTCCCAGGCTTGTATAAGCTCTGCTTCAAGTACGCGCTTCCAGGGGCAATGGAGATGATTAAATCCGTATTCCCTTCGCTAATTGTGAAGGACTTGCAAAAAACTCTACCTGGAATTACTGGGAAGGATATACTGAG CGACAAGGCTGGAGTCCGAGCACAGGCTTTGAATAACAAGGGAGAGCTGGTGGATGACTTTGTCTTTGACGGAGGAGAGGGTAGCATTGGAAGCAGAGTAATTCACTGTCGTAACGCTCCTTCACCAGCGGCGACGAGCAGTATGGCCATAGCAAAGTACATTTCAAACAAGCTAGAAAACGATTTCAAGTTGTAA
- the LOC124178986 gene encoding post-GPI attachment to proteins factor 2, with protein sequence MEKSSRFGSEYIPLVSETSTRLRLLIPFSKIAWFTVSLPFLGFAFCVCWSVLYNFKEATFTHCEVYNFLPSISAAIGHYKPQSDVWKAAIAIQAHTRVLVLIMYYRHYKETVYKWAQFVAHIALAAYAIENTALVTLSFWSSHDNYALHKLSFITFLIMSLLHMSLSCMITRSCRSPAKDAVEASSFKWKWRMLFANVSSILLACYFFYRHNKYCEANVYSLFAMSEYMVVLTNMGFHMTAAWDFAGRKFLVSLKGLRII encoded by the exons ATGGAGAAATCATCTAGATTTGGTTCCGAGTACATTCCTCTTGTCAGCGAAACATCTACAAGGTTACGTTTGCTGATACCTTTTTCGAAGATCGCCTGGTTCACCGTCTCCCTTCCGTTCTTAGGTTTCGCCTTCTGTGTCTGCTGGTCTGTGCTGTACAATTTCAAAGAAGCTACTTTCACACACTGCGAG GTGTACAATTTTCTTCCATCAATTTCTGCCGCCATTGGACACTACAAGCCTCAAAGCGACGTCTGGAAGGCGGCAATTGCCATCCAAGCACACACCAGGGTACTCGTTCTGATTATGTACTATCGACACTATAAGGAAACGGTATATAAGTGGGCGCAGTTTGTTGCTCATATAGCTCTGGCTGCTTATGCGATCGAAAACACTGCCTTAGTTACCTTAAGTTTTTGGTCTTCGCATGACAATTATG ctCTTCACAAGTTATCGTTCATCACCTTCTTGATAATGTCTTTGTTGCACATGAGCCTGTCGTGCATGATAACGAGGAGTTGTAGAAGCCCAGCTAAAGATGCGGTTGAAGCAAGTTCATTCAAATGGAAATGGCGTATGCTGTTCGCTAATGTGTCTTCGATACTATTGGCATGCTATTTTTTCTACAGGCACAATAAATACTGCGAGGCGAACG tGTACTCTCTCTTTGCCATGTCAGAGTATATGGTTGTTCTGACCAACATGGGATTTCACATGACTGCGGCTTGGGATTTCGCAGGAAGGAAATTTTTAGTATCTTTAAAGGGACTGAGAATAATCTGA
- the LOC124178985 gene encoding calmodulin-lysine N-methyltransferase isoform X1, which translates to MEGLDIGSRKLEVNANCEKMAGTKKTEMINRAQRRWRLLARALTRSPEPQEDAEELEPDPISVRRFTNFGLVNAAALENVIGDRESTWYSYAATIDRKCFAVDVREVNKSFTANELIGFNNTGNICVWPSEECLAHYLLSNRDICRGKTVLELGGGMSCLAGVFVAKYCKPAAVTLTDGNVTSVDNARCIVARNKLDTFIDCRVVQWERAAKDLRQDDVNANHVRQTWSTDWNQPESRRTSQAGLYDVILSADCLFFDEARLDLVETIFGWLAEDGIALIVAPRRGSTFEKFTEAAIERGFTARQREFYDPRVWSRHLELVEHSQEYCPDIHYPLLLELTKKQIKAPG; encoded by the exons ATGGAGGGCTTGGATATCGGGTCGAGAAAATTGGAGGTGAACGCGAACTGCGAGAAGATGGCGGGAACTAAGAAAACGGAAATGATAAATCGGGCGCAGCGGCGATGGCGTCTCTTGGCGAGAGCGTTGACGAGATCGCCGGAGCCGCAGGAAGACGCCGAGGAGTTAGAACCTGACCCGATTTCCGTGAGACGGTTCACCAACTTCGGCTTGGTGAACGCGGCGGCGTTGGAGAACGTTATCGGGGATCGTGAATCGACGTGGTATTCGTACGCGGCGACGATTGACCGGAAGTGCTTCGCTGTCGACGTCAGAGAGGTGAACAAGAGCTTCACGGCGAACGAGCTGATCGGCTTCAACAACACGGGCAACATTTGCGTGTGGCCGTCGGAGGAGTGCTTGGCTCATTATTTGCTGAGCAATCGGGATATTTGCCGGGGAAAAACGGTCCTCGAACTTGGCGGAGGGATGAGCTGCCTTGCCGGAGTCTTTGTCGCCAAGTACTGTAAACCCGCGGCCGTCACCCTGACCGACGGCAATGTCACCAGCGTTGATAATGCCAGGTGTATCGTCGCCAGGAACAAATTGGACACCTTTATAGATTGTCGTGTCGTTCAGTGGGAAAGGGCAGCCAAGGATCTGAGGCAGGACGACGTCAACGCCAATCATGTTCGTCAG ACGTGGTCGACGGACTGGAACCAGCCGGAATCCCGGCGCACGTCTCAGGCCGGACTCTACGACGTGATCCTCAGCGCGGACTGTCTCTTTTTCGACGAGGCTCGGCTGGACCTGGTCGAAACGATATTCGGATGGCTGGCTGAGGACGGAATTGCGCTGATAGTGGCGCCGAGGCGAGGTtcgacttttgaaaaatttacggaAGCCGCGATCGAGCGGGGCTTCACGGCCAGGCAGCGGGAATTCTACGACCCTCGAGTTTGGTCGAGGCACCTGGAGCTCGTTGAGCACAGCCAAGAATACTGCCCGGACATCCATTACCCGCTGCTTCTCGAGCTGACCAAGAAGCAAATCAAGGCACCCGGATGA
- the LOC124178985 gene encoding calmodulin-lysine N-methyltransferase isoform X2 has translation MEGLDIGSRKLEVNANCEKMAGTKKTEMINRAQRRWRLLARALTRSPEPQEDAEELEPDPISVRRFTNFGLVNAAALENVIGDRESTWYSYAATIDRKCFAVDVREVNKSFTANELIGFNNTGNICVWPSEECLAHYLLSNRDICRGKTVLELGGGMSCLAGVFVAKYCKPAAVTLTDGNVTSVDNARCIVARNKLDTFIDCRVVQWERAAKDLRQDDVNANHTWSTDWNQPESRRTSQAGLYDVILSADCLFFDEARLDLVETIFGWLAEDGIALIVAPRRGSTFEKFTEAAIERGFTARQREFYDPRVWSRHLELVEHSQEYCPDIHYPLLLELTKKQIKAPG, from the exons ATGGAGGGCTTGGATATCGGGTCGAGAAAATTGGAGGTGAACGCGAACTGCGAGAAGATGGCGGGAACTAAGAAAACGGAAATGATAAATCGGGCGCAGCGGCGATGGCGTCTCTTGGCGAGAGCGTTGACGAGATCGCCGGAGCCGCAGGAAGACGCCGAGGAGTTAGAACCTGACCCGATTTCCGTGAGACGGTTCACCAACTTCGGCTTGGTGAACGCGGCGGCGTTGGAGAACGTTATCGGGGATCGTGAATCGACGTGGTATTCGTACGCGGCGACGATTGACCGGAAGTGCTTCGCTGTCGACGTCAGAGAGGTGAACAAGAGCTTCACGGCGAACGAGCTGATCGGCTTCAACAACACGGGCAACATTTGCGTGTGGCCGTCGGAGGAGTGCTTGGCTCATTATTTGCTGAGCAATCGGGATATTTGCCGGGGAAAAACGGTCCTCGAACTTGGCGGAGGGATGAGCTGCCTTGCCGGAGTCTTTGTCGCCAAGTACTGTAAACCCGCGGCCGTCACCCTGACCGACGGCAATGTCACCAGCGTTGATAATGCCAGGTGTATCGTCGCCAGGAACAAATTGGACACCTTTATAGATTGTCGTGTCGTTCAGTGGGAAAGGGCAGCCAAGGATCTGAGGCAGGACGACGTCAACGCCAATCAT ACGTGGTCGACGGACTGGAACCAGCCGGAATCCCGGCGCACGTCTCAGGCCGGACTCTACGACGTGATCCTCAGCGCGGACTGTCTCTTTTTCGACGAGGCTCGGCTGGACCTGGTCGAAACGATATTCGGATGGCTGGCTGAGGACGGAATTGCGCTGATAGTGGCGCCGAGGCGAGGTtcgacttttgaaaaatttacggaAGCCGCGATCGAGCGGGGCTTCACGGCCAGGCAGCGGGAATTCTACGACCCTCGAGTTTGGTCGAGGCACCTGGAGCTCGTTGAGCACAGCCAAGAATACTGCCCGGACATCCATTACCCGCTGCTTCTCGAGCTGACCAAGAAGCAAATCAAGGCACCCGGATGA